The Spinacia oleracea cultivar Varoflay chromosome 2, BTI_SOV_V1, whole genome shotgun sequence DNA segment GACAAGCTTGAAGTAGAGACAGATGCTGATTCGTTGATATTTATGCTGGACACTTCAACTGTAAACCCCTACCCTCATCATGAACTGGTTGCAGTCATTGAAGAAGTGCGTGGAATGCTTAAAGgaaattggcaacttgagtttcGTCACATCCCCCGTTTCAAGAATCTAGTAGCGCATGGTTTGGCTGCTATTGCAATGGACATGGCTATGGGTCATAAATCTCATTTTGATCCTCCTGCGAAAGTCATGGGTGATTATGAGAATGATAAAGCTTCAGTGGTGGCAGTTAGGGGTATGCTTCGTGAGGAAAATGATAACTAGTTGTTTTAAACTTAGGACTAATGGGCTGGGATATGTTCAAATCTGATCTTCATGAGATCCCCTTTATTTTAGGAACTAACTTTTGTAAGTATGGTAGAATGGGCTTAAATGTTGAGGAACTTTGTTGGTTTTTGGTGGGTCGAGTTCCGTCCTACTTCAGCTGTAGTTATTGGCAGAAGTAGTATTTTGTTTTCACTATGTAAGAACAATCTGGTTTTATAAGTTAATATAATCTCCGTAGTTTGtgttaaaaaaaaacaagaatctATAATCATCAATACTATATTGTAAATAGCGTCAAACATCAACAACAGTCgatcaacaataataacaactctatgtcaaaaaaaaaaaaaaacaataataacaactacACGCAACACCAACAATGTAACAGAGATGCGGTTCGCGGTGGTTGTTGTGATTGTTGTCGGCGAAAGGCAGTGAGAGGGAGGAGAGAGTAGACAAGGAGGAAACATACGTTGACGATGACGGTGGTAGCAACAATTTACCACGAAGGAAGCTAAGAAAAACGGCGTACGAAGGAGAGGAGCAAAATGTTGCGATAATACTAatattagaacaaacttatctgattgaTGAACGAATTGAAGAAACAATTGTTGCATCATGGACACTCACTGTCCTAAAGAGCcagaacatatgcccaaaatCAAGAGCAATTTTAGAGAGAAAGctttgtgtttgatttttctGGAAAAAGTGTTTGTATTCTGTGCTTTTGGAAAGATTAAATATCGTAATTAAAGAACGCggagatttaacgtggttcactaacaatgtgttagctacgtccacaggaAAGGGAAGGGaaattttattgatcttgaggagtacagattacagaatacaaactaggttatgacctagagagtttatatagtactttCTAGACAAATGCGGAAAAGCCtagaaaataggcccaaaacagataaccctagtCCAGAATAACAGATACCGTAAAGTTCGGGGACCACGTTGCGAGATCCCCGTgctggggcgttgcagtaaggggcttaaccgattcaaggcattattcTGACACTAACAAGATCACGCATGACTAAAAATTAATTGTGAAAAATGGAAAAGATTTAaagtcccaatggaaaagtgtgagagattaaataccccaatgaatttaattgtatAAAATAATTCTTGAtacaaattttgataaaatattaaaacatttatgtaataataaaaggaaatgtaaagaacattttgggacacccgaaatgaaatatgtaaataacattttgagACGGAGGGAGTTGTTTTATACCAAACAACTCATCTAATTAGGTACCTTATTAGTTTCAACGCTTTATCGATTCAGCTTTAACCTTTTCAATTTCAACTCTATTTCGATTAATTTTGCCAGACATAGCCTTCTTCACAAGATTATCTTAGCTCCTGATGTATTGCCTAGTTGGAATCATAATTTAAAATGAAAAGATGTTGGCGTACCTAAATTtgaatatactccctccgtcccagaatagttgttacactctcctgggcacacagtttaatgcgataagtagtattgtggttatcaattgttattttattgaaaaagtagatgtgataggagttagtgtggtatttttttaattgaatgagagaggatgtggggacaaaaataatttagtgggaagagagagacaatataataattgtggggtcattcctaatttagaagtgtaacaactaatctgggacggacgaaaaaggaaagtgtaacaactaatctgggacggagggagtaataaaacaGCCCATTGGGCTAGATTCATGGGGCTGGTCCAAAATCGATCACGTGGAATGGCCCACCGTGGATCAGCTTGTAATTTGTACGGAGAATTATTACTTCATAATACAAAGGGGAAATATTAGGGGATTTTTAATCGACGTCCCCGTTCGCAAAAAATGCCCACATATTTATGATAAAAAGACAATATtgccctttaaaaaaaaatcaacgcCCTCCCCCATACACGTCACCTACCCTTCACCCTTCCCTGTCATTGTTCCCATCCAACACATACCCACCGGAGAAAATCGACCACCGCGTGACCCACTTAAAAATAAGATGACAAAAAATATGAATCCAAATTCACAACACCAAACAACCTTCGGCCATCTCCAAATATGTGACTACAAAAAGACTTCGTCCATCTCCAAATACGTGGCTACAAATTCACAACACTAGAAACTTTATATCCAAATTCGGCCATTTCCATATATGTGGCTCCAAAAAGAGGAAGAAAGAATGACTACCAAGTGAGGAGAGTTCCCCTACATCTTCATAATATGCATGGAATACCTAGCTGACCTAATCACAGACTCTGCAAATGAAGGAAATGGAAACCCTTCTGCCTAAGGAGGAAAGGCATACCAATCACCCATCTAATGTTTGTTGATGACCTCTTGCTCTTTGGGGATACTTCCCCTTCCACCCTAACCAGTTTGAAAGAAGTGTTAGGGAAGGTTTGGGAGTGCTCAGGCCAGAAAATGAACAACTCAAAAAGCATACTCTACTTTTCTAAACACACCCCTCAGAACCAAAAGGACTTTTTTTGTGAATCCCTCCATGTTGATCCAAATGCAGACTTAGGTGTCTATTTAGGTTTTCCCCTTACTAACAAAAGACCAACAAAAAATCAGACCTCTGACATCTGTAGGAAGGTTAAGAGTAAACTTGCTTCCTGGAAGGCTAAATGCCTTAGTAAAGCTGGCAGATTAGTCCTCATTAAGTCCTCCTTGAGTGTCATTGCTAGTTATTCAATGCAAGTTCTGTACCTTCCCCAAAAGATTCTTCATGACATTGACCAGATTTGTGCAAACTTTCTGTGGGACCTCTGATAGCCAGAATAAGAAAACTCACCTTGTAGCTTGGCTTAAATCCTGTAGGGATGCAGATTTATGAGGCCTTAGTGTGAGATCAGCAGTTATTTTGAACCAAGCTCAAATGACCAAACTCTGCTGGAAGTTAAACACTTGAGATAACTTGGCCATCAGTTTAATAAGAGACAAATATATCACCAATAGGGTCAACCCAACAGGATTCTCAAAAGGGTCTCGTATATGGCAGAATGTGGGAAAGGGGTTGGACCTTTTCAGTAGACTTACCTCTTGGTGAATTGGGGATGGAACCCATATAAACTTCTGACATGATAACTAGACAGGGAAGGGTAGTCTTAGATCCATGACATGGTCCTTTGGATAGAGGAGAGGAGAGCAAAATGTTAGATTCTGTAATGAGGAATGGGCATTGGAGTCTAAATGCATTGTCCTTTATGCTTCCCACTAACCTAATCATTTGGATTAAGGCAATCCCCATTCTCCTTTTTGGTGAAGATGCTCCCTACTGTAACCTTTCTAAAGGTCTCAAATTCAACCTAAAAAGTTCCTACAATAATGTTTGGAACAACAAGTTCTCTGAAACTACCTCCAATGATAAATGGAGTTGTGTTTGGAAAGCTAGATGCCCACCAAAAATCCAGTTCTTTCTTTGGCTAATCCTTTGGGGTAGGCTCCTAACTGCTTCCCACTTAGCTAGCAGACATGTAATCCCAAATGGAAATTGTCAATTCTGCCCCCATACCCAGGAAGATATTGAACACATGTTCCTTCACTGCCCTAGAGCTACTGAATTCTGGAATTAGATTGAGTTTAATGACAAATTTAAACATCTGCACaatgattttgaaaactggtttttgaaaaatctaaaatgcaTTGATCCCTCTAATCAGGGCATCACCAATCAAACTGTTTTTGCTTTCTGTCTTTGGAGGTTGTGGAATAGAAGAAATCTATGGTTTTCCAAAAAGAAAGCAAGGCCATTGGACCTTGGTGTAAACAAACTATATGGTTGGCAAAAGAATTTGAAAACACAGAAAATACCACCATAAAACATGGAAAACCAATGCATATGGAACCCCCAATCAAGACCAAGTTTATTGTTAAATGTGATGCCTCTTTCTGTACAACTACTCTCCTTGCTTCCTATGCCATTGTTTGCAGAGATGAAGATCACAAGTTTCTTGCTGGCGTAGCTGGAACCTTTACTACCATTACAGCTACTGCGGCAGAAGCACAAACTATCCTGATGGCCACCTCATGGACCATATCTAAGGATTGGCAGAATGCTACCATAGTCTCTGATTGTAAAGAAGCAGTAGACAACATCACCAATGATCAAGCACCAGTTTCTTTACTCACAATCTAGTTTGGCAAATGTAGGGAGTTGCTAAAAAGCCAAGAGAGCCTATGGTTGAAGTTCAGAAGAAGACAACAACTCATGGAGGTGGATTTCATAGCAAAAAAAAGCCAGGAGCCAGCTGAGTCTGTTTGACCAGTGCAATAAcattgcccccccccccccatgtcCTTTTGATGATATTTCTGaaaataatgaaactaattTTTTGGAAGCATGTTTGCTTCGTAACTTTTGGGCCATTTGTGGCTGTAGCCTTACCTCCACTAGAAGTGGAAAAACATAACTTTTAGAACATGTTGTATTATGGTTTACTAAGTTTCTAATCTAGTCACTctttattaccaaaaaaaaaaaaaaaagagaggagagTTCAAGAACGTGAACAGAGAACCTATTTGCAAActaatgaaatttttattttttatttttaaaaaagtgCCGCCAGTATGTAGCGACCGCCACCATGACCATCCCATTGAAGCTTTGCGGCATGGCCATGGTGGCGGCCGCTAAACATGGGGGGCATCTACATGGTATGTACAAATAAACACGGGCGacatttccatggtacgcatcgCTAAATATGGGCGGCACACCTCCCCTGTTTTCGTTCCCCctgttatattttatttttctttttttaaaatttttttcttctgattttttttcctaattttattaattttgattttgtaaattttaattttatgaattttgttttctagattttaaaatttaaatatttttttaattaagaaaTTAATAAATGAATCGAAATTTAAAAATATAGTTTTTTACTTATTGAAATAAAaacgaaataattaaatataaaaGAATTAGAGGTGAAAAATGAAGAAGGTGGGGTAGTGTTTTATAAGGGTACACTCGTCATTTCAAGTAAAATACGCGGGCAATTTTAGCGAAAGCGGACGTCGAATAGGGATACACAAATATTATTGGGAGGAAATATGATCCACTTCTTCCAACTCTCtccaattattattattattattattattattattattattttgtttaaataaTTCACAagaataatacggagtacaaattATACATTAGTAGGAGGTTTTTGAATATATAACTTACAGGTATTATGTTCGTTACACAAACActcaattttgaattttatcaGTTTTTAGTTTCTATGATCAACTTATACTAttacatactccctctgtatttagtTAAgggattgtagacacctacttttgtcccaattcccgaaagggaatgttcgatgatgagaacataaatctccagttggcaacgcatctcctataaaataacgaatctcaatcacccttttcatttcaaccaaaactgctatttatagaaacctgctaaaaatagtaactgccgtaacgggtagttgctaaaagtggcaagacataaaagatagaaacctgtcagaattaggtgttgcactccaacataaatcctaaaagagatataatttgcaagaggaatcttGTTCCTTGTATagctcgaaaataagagttacgtattaattaaaatcctaacgagcctagagttcgtaacgggcccagacgcattccgtcataaagttaatacgcactaaaagactcggataagtctcaaagactccgtattccacgagtccaaatctgacaaggaaatacggcccataccctattttcaacgcctgcctctgggcgctgaaattacctgggtacgtgttctctcctaattcttcttggattagtactctaaaattttatctttccacgaactcttccctttaaatacagccccaaattcgacgtgaaaagaacacaacacacaattcatattctgagtattgactccaacccctaagcctaagcctcacgctgcgaaattgatcccgcgttctgtcgcaatcgatccaaaaatcgaacagaacgtatcttgtccctaGAAGCTGAAGAATTaggcccggaaacttgagattcgttaaataaaaggagaaatagcaaagccaaagtggttagttttctgagaaccgtgacgcacctctcaagggtgcgtcgtaatgtgtcccttcgtatgatttaatcgctttcctcgcctttttataaaactgttaaactattaaatctgattgttctatcacgcctaataaagataatatattgggaaattgaactatcatgctaggtcccttaaatcaatctaaacaagataatcacgatcgatctagtattatgtgttgcatattgttaaaatcaattcagattagtttaatagttaacgcatgtcccttcaattatttatgctgagctagtaaggatatcctgcctctggagttatcgaagagcgagtactcctctcggtagttacagtcccccgaactctcaatctctaccttgcgggtgtacgttgagagatccccacaccagggatcacaagggaacctatggccgtcgtggtcaaacataattgcactccctttatgtcacgataaccgggttttgtcaatttttctcattgttgttaaaaactgaatgccgactcctatattactagtcaattgggtgtaaactcacaggaaatccaaatacacttgatttgacaaaaagaaacgtcacgcccacgagggacgaggtcacgcattagtctcttgctttttcgaccccctcacagtggcgactccactggggatagtgaaggaaatactcgtgctcgtaggtcatcaaaatagccgaagggtgaaacgatcctaccccgcgtttatttccccatcaagttgggacgacctgaaaatctgcatattaatgtgaacggacagaaccgcataacgaatcttggctcccttggatgttttatctcgggagttgggactaaggatacccatcgccaaccggggggtgcatacgcttcgaatgttgtccacttggcacttttcgctagtagtacacccgtcccaaacccaatcgctcgcccactaggtccctctcattggtgcatgcccccttggcttacatcgtgattggcctcttgggcgaaattcgtctgttgaaggcactacctcgaccggggcatgtgttggatctgcgatagaagcggtaccaagtcggcgcaaatactacccatagaagcctatcataaactacatgacatattattattttgcctcatgatgtaatgttagttatgtgtagcgaattatgtgattgtgtgtgacaaataatgctagaaaaccaacgaccttaaaaattgcccaaacattcataaaccaattggccaaagagttataccaaaatacgtgtcccgcaaatccgaacgatcgccacaaaaataagcgacgctcgggatggcccgtaacaaatcccacaaacgctgcgcaacgcgtaaaggacgttattagacaagcacgcaaaattaagtcgcatatacaaaaaaatatacgcgaacagaatacgagtaccagtcagggacgcattttcagcgcccctggctgggcgccaaatattctcacgcccaccgctgggcgctgaagttgctgcctggccttttggtcaggcacagcagcctcggtgcccgcgcataaaaaaatatacgtagcagtaaaagaaaattcgtgaaaattgatgcaagggcgtacgaaaaggcactcaattctaagaacgacttataaaataaacaactctttgtgtcttcattaggcctcctatgacgacaatgttcggcaccaaaaccgagcatgctaattaaatgatgttcaaataatg contains these protein-coding regions:
- the LOC110799256 gene encoding uncharacterized protein, which produces MKDSAIKSLTWLPPAPGFLKLNTDGAWKGIDKAGGGGVLRKENGDWFLGYSSKYNAKTPLAAELLALREGLSVAKTFDIDKLEVETDADSLIFMLDTSTVNPYPHHELVAVIEEVRGMLKGNWQLEFRHIPRFKNLVAHGLAAIAMDMAMGHKSHFDPPAKVMGDYENDKASVVAVRGMLREENDN